From the Debaryomyces hansenii CBS767 chromosome F complete sequence genome, the window AGCCATGCGTAcgatatttcttcaaattaaaGAGATTGAATAAACTAACACTATCATCCTTAAGAACCAACGGCCGCATTGTATAAGCCATGTATATATAGTTCTCGTATAACTCTTTACACGTGTAGAGCATATTTAGTAGATCTGTAGTGCTTCCACTCACCTTGTCGCAGTCTCGGGCTTTTGGCCCAATGCaaacaaaaaataaaatcctTCTAAGAACCCCCATTGGAAGGTCAAGAAACTCCATTATCCCTTTTTTATTCCTGTTCCTGTTCTATATTTTATCGGGTGTAATTAAGTCTGTTAAatgtgaaaaatatttagtatatcaacaatttgCAGCTATTACAAATTTTCCCAGAAGAgccttttttttttaaggTTTTCTTTACCTATTCTTTCAggtatcaataataatattgagCTGTGTTTAAATTCCAAATCACTGCTATATCCTCTATATACTTGAGTCACACCTTGTTTGTGGTCATTATAGGACTATTAAACTATACAAGTTGTGTGCGGCGGATTTATCTCTGCCAGTTTTTTACGGGTCAAAAAAGTTCCTGGAGTAAACCGGAATCAACCGTTTTTTTTAACCAATATACTCATAATAGTTATCTTACATTACTTCAAGTACAACGAAATATAGTTACCAAAAACACAATGAGACCAGCTACAAGATTATTACAACGTGTCCCCCTTATTAAATTCGTTGGTGGTCCACACCAAGCTCCAAGTAAGTAAATTGTGGTGCTAGACATTAGCAATGAGGATATGaataattgatgaaatggCTCCAATGAAAGCCTTAGAGGCCATTCATATGTCAAATGCACAATAATAGAATGTTTACTAACTCATGCTTCTAGAAAATGTCTCACATGCTGCTAAACCACATCCATTTGCCCCAGATGGAGTATTGCCAGGAAGTGCCGGTTCGTCATCGCAATCATCGTACTTCAACAGTAACTCTATAGAACCAAAGGAGGGCGAAGCTTTCTCCAGAGCCGCATTGTCCCCAAGATTCAGATATAAAGGTCCTAGTGAAGCcgaaattgaaaatatttgtaGTGGTGGTGCTACGCTCATTTTTTAAGTTTGCGAGCCCAGTACATGTTGAGTGAACCCACGGTCGGGGTTCGTAGTGGTTGATGGCGATTGCGGTCTAAAAGTGCCTAGCTAGTGCCAATTGAAGCTACCACTCTTTCATATTCGGTCAAGTTTGCTCGTACTGAATCGACATTGAATTCCCATCTAAATTTGTATTTCTTGTATGCatatatattccaatatcattatatttatcatattGATGTTCCGAGTGTATAAGGACTCTAATGACACCAGAAACTCGTCGTATGGCTCGTTTTAGTGAAGATTTACTGTCTTTGGTGTATGGATCTTTTTCGTTTTTGTAGTGAATGTTTATGTAATCAAACAAAAAACCTGAACACGATTTGTTTGCCACTCTATCTAAAGAACAGTTCAAACTACTAACATTATTTATACCAATTGATCAATACTATTGTCCATTGAAGTGTTTTATTTGCATAGAATAGTTTCTTTATCTAGATTTCATTTGGTTACATATTAATAACGCATAGATAAAATGAATCACGATCCGTTCAGCTGGGGAAGACCTAGTAACGACGTCTACGGACAATATAACCATCAAATAGCCAATGCAACAATCAGTAATGATGCTGATAGTTGTAACTTGACgaattttccaaaaatGAATACTCAACAACCCATAATCACTGGTACATCAGTGGTGTCGTTAAAATTCAAGGATGGAATAATCATGGCCGCAGATAACTTAGGTTCGTACGGTTCGTTACTCAGATTCACTAATATGGAAAGATTGCTTAGAGTAGGAAAAGAAACAATTGTTGGTGTTTCTGGAGATATTTCGGATATGCAACAACTTGAGAGATTGTTAGAGGAATTAGAGACTACAGAAGAGGTTTATGACAACGATGGAGGACACAATTTGAGAGCACCACATGTCCACGAGTACTTATCGAAAGTTTTATATAATAGGAGATCGAAAATGAACCCATTGTGGAACGCGCTTGTTGTTGGAGGGtttaatgatgatggtACTCCATTTTTAAGATACGTTGATTTGTTGGGAGTTACCTACGGTTCATCTGCTATATCCACTGGGTTTGGATCGCATTTAGCTGTCCCATTGTTAAGACAGTTGGTTCCAAAGGATCCTGATTATGAAAATGTCACCGAAGAACAAGCCAGAGATGCCATATTGAATTGTATGAGGGTTTTGTTCTATAGAGATGCTAGATCGttagataaattttcattagttACCATAAAGAAGGGAGAGGAATTGAAGTTCGAGAAGAACTTGAAATGTGAGAACCAAAGCTGGAAGTTTGCTCAAGATATCAGAGGTTATGGTAGCGCTCAACTTTAATCTCATCTCTGATCTGTTAACCTCATATGTAAGTTATTACCACAGTTACGAATATAagtaataattattttttagCACTAATCGTGGCCTCTACGATACACTATGTTAAATGTATGTAATGTATGTGTTcagattgaaaaagaatatgGACAGCAGTAAGTCTGTAAGTCTTGACCTTTCTTTATATTGctatattttattcttcCCCTTGTATTCGGGAAATCCATTTCTTTTATCAACATCCTGTTCTTAACAAGGTTGGTATTTTACCCGTAATTGACAATTCCCTTTGATTTTTTCATGTAAACTTGCAAAGTCTGTACAGAATATGCCTAAATTTGCATGCTGAAAAATAGAGTGTAGTTTCTATCTCCACAAATCTCACACAAATATAGCCCCATCTACTATCTAATTAATCCATGTTTACTTGTCTGTCCGCATCCAATTCCGTGTGCCTCAAGATATAAGCAATCCATCATTAAAACACTAGCATATTAGACATCAGGGTTTGATATTTATAGAAATTCTATAGATATACTATCTCTTAGCGTTCATCACAGGTTGGAGGATAAGTTTTGTTGCGAACAAGAACTTTCGTAATCAAATTATACTAACATGAGCTTTGAGATAACCTTCTTAGGGGCATCAGGTGGTCCTGTAGAAGGCATTACATGCTCAATGTTGTTGAAGTCTAGCGATGTATCTtacaatgaaattttatcGAATAATTTACCCAATGAATTGATATGCGTGGATGCTGGTTCTGGTATTGGACTGCTAAGtgaattgatatataatgaaCTACACAATATTTCACCGCAATCCAAACAGCTGCGAATGTATAATGACATGCTTTCGTTGGAACAATGCTTCAAGACTAAGATTACAAGGCCGTTTGCAGGGTTGTCTGCATCGGTATCACCATATGAACAGTCccaagaaatattcaagttgATGAACAATTACTTGATATCCCACGCTCATATGGACCATATAGCTGCATTAGTGATAAACTCTGCTGGGTTCTGCAAGGAGTCACCTAAAAATGTATATGGCTCTAGGGGGACTATCGATACTTTACAAAGACATGTTTTCAATGGATTAGTTTGGCCAAACATGTCTAAATTCAACATGGTTAAATTATCATCACACGAATACTGGCAGACATTTTCTATAAACGATACCTATTCGGTTACTATATTTGATCTATCACATGGAAAAATGGTGCCTCATGATGAGAATACTTCCCAGAGACCAGAGTCGCCAAATTACTCACGTCACACTTATGATGAcaactttgaaaattataacAACTACATATCGTCTGCATTTTTAGTAACACATGAATTATCTAATTCGAgtgtattaatatttggaGACTTTGAAGCTGATACAGTTTCGAAATTGGGTAAAAATAAACGAATCTGGTGCAAAATTGCACCCATGCTATTACACCCTGAGAAACAATTGAAGGGGATTATTTTAGAGTGTTCGACATGCCAAATAGTATCAACGAATGAATTATATGGCCATATAATGCCTACGCATttgattaatgaattaagagttttgaatgatgaaatCCTTGCATTGATTCCATCTTCTAACAGACATAATATGGCTCCCTTAGCTGGATTTAATGTAGTGATAAATCATGTCAAGGAAGCTCCTAATCTGTCTGATCCAAGGCGAGAAATACTTAGCGAGCTTGAAATTCTTaatcataaatatgaattagGTATTCATTTTTCTGTTGCCCTTAATGGCGCATCCATTGTACTTTAGAGATGAATAGTTTACACAATCTTTTTGTATTGATTTACGTAATATAAATCTATTTGtaaatttcttatataaatatattgttatttCTAAACTTTTCAAGGAAAGAGCTATAAATACTAGAAAAATCACAAATTagatataaagaaaattgcaAGTTAATAAAATCTATTGATAACATTGATTATACTATAGGAATGAGGACTATTGGGCCTTTTTTTGTTCATAAGCATTAGCTAACTTGGTATCCGTCAgatgataaattagaatGTAAATCGAAAGGTAATGACTCTTCATCCTCATTATTAGACACAATATCAAGCACTTGGACCTTACCTAAGCATGTATCAGTTTCATTGGCATCTGTCTTATTAATATCGAATTGAAGCTCCATTGGGAACAATGAATCTTCGTCAGGTGAAGGAAtagaaaattcaaaagatcCTTGAGGATTATCTAATGGAATTGATTCAATGGAGAACACAACACCATATTCAGTGACATCATAACCAATGTTACCTGATTCGTCCTTCAAGTTAACATCCGGCGAAGGTAATGGTACTAAGAtcttaatattttctaacGAGCCTTGACTTTGATGAGATTCAACATAATCAGACGTTAATTCGTATTCTAAGGTAACATCTGCATTTCCATCGTTCGAAGTAACCCAAGCAGTAATAACAATTGGCAATAAACTTGAATCATCGTTTTTACCAACGGCTCTCCATCTTAATACACCCAAAGATTGATCGTTCGAAGGAAATGGCTTAGTCTTATCCTTTAATCCAATAACATTTTGTTGCGTGAATAAATTACGATCAACGTTAGGGTGAGTTTTATATTGAACACCACTTGATTTATCACcagttttcaataaaattttagaaCTTGCTAATTCTGtattattgattcttaATTGCAAATCACCTTTAACTTCAGACAGGACGACAGAACCTTCACGAGTTAATTCAGCTGTGACTTTTTCATTGACTGTAATTAATATACCATTGTTTGGGACTTTTGGAGTCTGTGGAGCTGGAGACGATGTTTGCGAAACTGGGAAAGAAGCTGgttgatttggaatttgCTGTTGTACTTGAGTAGCAGCAGCATGACTGAAACTTGGTTGATTTTGGGTGAGTAATGGTTGATTTTGTTCTGCAACCCTGCCGGTTTTCTTTCCCAATTGTAATCCACCTCTGGATGATACAGGCTTCGAACTTAAAGTCGTGTTTGAAACCGATTGCTCGATGCTTGGTGTAGGTTGGTAAGTAGACTGGttagatgaattgaattggTTCTGATAAGAATCATACCCAAAggaagaatttattattggGGCCGATGTTTGTTCCAAGTTACGACGAGCTAATTcctttctttgaatttctttagCGCgtctctttctttcttctgtAGCCTCCAACTCCTTATTTCTTTCGATGATTTCTTGGATCTTTTCTTCATGAGAATCCATTTCTAAGAATGTTTGAACTTGGGACAACGTCAAGTTCTCTTTGAACCCCaagttgataatttcatcaaacGCActtaaaatttgaaatgcattttcaaaaatctCTCTTTCGTCCACCACCCTCAACATGTTACTGACGGTCGAAGCAAACAAATGCAATGTGTCGATGTCCTGCAAGATATTCGAGTGCTTAGTTGTAATCAACACTATGTAGAATTCTTCCAATGGTTGATAAACATATCTAACGTGTTCATCTTCCACAGTGGTATGTTGTGACCCAGAATTCGAAATCAAACTTGGAAAATTGGCCAACAATGCAGTAATTCTATCCTTAGTCACATCTCTGAATTGTCTAGATAAAAGAGCTTTACCACCACGAGTGCATATTGATGCAGCTAAAACAACCATTCTGTTATTATTTTACTCTATTGAATTTGACTTGAAAAATAGGactttaatgaaaaaatgaCTTTGAAATCAGCTTAAcgaaaattattttcaaataaattcaattatttcgGTCCAACAAACTTTCAAAATACAAGTATTTACTTATTTTCTATCAATTGAAGTTGTATTCCTCCAAATTAATTACTTGAACACTGTTTTTTCTATTCGATCCCATTCGATTCGTGTCAACAAAATTTATCAGTTTGGTAGTGCGATTACCTCTTTTTAGCCATAATTAGCAAGACACTAGAGTTAAAACAGCTAAAAGGGCGCCATATACATAGAATTGTTATGGGGGGTTTATATGGAATGATATACGTGGCTGGGAGTTAGAAATAGTTTggaaaataattataaatggaaacaaaaaaaattataaaaaataaagGAATTGACACGGACAGGAATTGAACCTGCAACCCTTCGATCTGGAGTCGAAAGCTCTACCATTGAGCCACCGCATCACCCTTGGAGACTTTAAGAGAACATGCTTTTATACAAGTTAGTTAGCATATCtattttgtataattaGCGCATAAGTAGGTTCCTCTAAATTTCGATTGGCTCTATTACACTTAGGGTTGAAGGCAAAAGAGGGAATATTCCCGTGGATTTCAAACGAGGCTTAGGAGTCATAAACTAAATAGGGAGTAATTAGTCTAATCATCAGCCTATTAAGTTGGGTTGCATTTAAGCGCGCGGTTCGCTCTGATATGCGTAGGATGCCTTGGTATCACTTCTCCAGGTATCTCATTTCCTTTAGTGTTGAAGACATGCAAAACTGAATTAGATGATATTGCAGGCCTGGTATGccaaaatataaatgttTACAATACCCGATTGACGCTTAGTTAGGAAGAGAGTAACAAAATTTCAGCATCAAATTTTGGAgttcaaataaaattctaGACCAATGtatattagaaataatGGGCGCTTCTCTTGCTCAGATAGCGGGTATAATATATGATTCCGTGTTTCAAGAAGTCTTAAGTTACAAGCTTacgaattgaattttgaatagttGAAACAAATTTGATGCAACTAGCATACCACATTTCTGATATTGCAGAACAAATGGAAAGCATAAAAGGCTTCAGATTCCTTTCAAAAGTACAACATTTGCCTCGTTCATGAGACataataaacaataaaaaGGACTAAATGAGCGAGTCAAATACCCTTTTCAAGTATTTTTTATCTCAACACCCATTATATCAAGCAGTTGAAAACTGTATTGATAGAGAAATCACGGATACTTATAACTATCATGATTTTTTCCCCTCGTGGAATGGACGAGTGGTGGATTACAAAACAATCGTCCAGGAGTTATTTAGAGTTGATGAAAGCAGATTAGAAACATTCATAGAGGATGGGACACCTAGTACAGAATATCTGGATCTTAATACGTGGACAAAATACGGTGATCAAGAATTTAGTAAGAAACTCCTTCGTTTCTTGTTATCACTTCCGATGTGTGAGTACGAGATTGTTAATCATAGCAATGCACTTAGTAAAAGTACTGGGTCTGTAAATCGGTTTTCCATGAGCCTTTCCCCGTTTAAATAcgatgataaatatatatccaGAATTGACGACGAGGAAGTATCTAGTACTATACGGAACATACTTATATTATCGCCTGATGAAAAGCTAATCAATGGTATCTCACGATTTGCTTTCGTTGattatgaattaattgatcgagatgaagatttggagAATGTTTACAAACTCGAGTTTAAAGATCACTTAGTTCAGCCTGTCTGCTCGTTTTTGCTGAAAACTTTACATTTAGGCATAAAACTCAAGCCGGACATCAAGAGTGTAAAAGCCCCGAATGGTGTAACATTGAAGGTCCTGTCAGACTTACATCTTATCAAAAATGGGCAAGTATTCTGTACTATCGAAGTTAAGATGTTCCCGATACTACCAGCGTATGTAGGACAGAGTACTTCTATGATTGGAACGGATATTTTTAACCAacttaatatcaataaattcatgAAACAATTGATCAGCCAGATGGtttatttcaaaacaaatatgGGTATTGTTACAGATTCATATATTGTTATCTTTGTGGAGATTGACCTAGATATTTTCGAAAGAAACATAAATGAACTCAAAGGTAAAGTAGATTTTCACGAGCACAAGACTGTACCTCTTAGATATAAAGTTTTGGACTGTCATTCGGCAGCGCCTACGTTACGAGAAGCACTTATGCATTTTTTTTACACTGCctatgttgatgatgaaacagAAAAGATTAGACAGGAAAGAATGCTTAAATTGAGAGAATATTTATGGGCTACTCCGGAACAGGATGAGGAGCAAACCGAGATCTTGGAGTATAACACTGAAAGATCAGATAGCTCGTCCGGTAGTAGACCAAGTACTGCTGGTACACAATCATCGACAACATTAGTGTCTcatgatgaagaagatgaagagatggaagaagaagatcttCTCGAATTCACAGCCAATGATCATATAACTATGCAGAATGgtgatatttataattcGCAGCTTATTGCAATTGATGCCCATTACATGAAGAAGTATTTGCTCCGTCATGTTGAGGACACTGAAAAGCTCGTTGCAAAGTTCTACGATCCCCGAATGGCCAATAACGAACACGGCAAGTTTAAATACAGCAAGAAAGAGCTATTAAAATTATGTCTTAAGGCTTATAATAACGAAAGATGGATGTACCGAGTATTATCGAGAGATCCGGGGTTCAATAGCTGCTATGTACCCCACAAGAGAGGATACATGAAAGTCCGCCTTGATAGATACTATCTCACCAAAGGGTATTTCAACttgtttcattatataGAAACCATACCGTTAGATAACAAAGATATTGAGTTGTACGGAAAGGCCAGGGTACAGTTGGACGTGATTCACAGGCATGGAATTATACACGGGGATATAAAGGCAGAAAATATACTTTGCGCAAAG encodes:
- a CDS encoding mitochondrial 37S ribosomal protein YMR31 (weakly similar to uniprot|P19955 Saccharomyces cerevisiae YFR049W YMR31 Mitochondrial ribosomal protein of the small subunit), producing the protein MRPATRLLQRVPLIKFVGGPHQAPKNVSHAAKPHPFAPDGVLPGSAGSSSQSSYFNSNSIEPKEGEAFSRAALSPRFRYKGPSEAEIENICSGGATLIF
- a CDS encoding DEHA2F14322p (similar to uniprot|P30657 Saccharomyces cerevisiae YFR050C PRE4 20S proteasome beta-type subunit), with product MNHDPFSWGRPSNDVYGQYNHQIANATISNDADSCNLTNFPKMNTQQPIITGTSVVSLKFKDGIIMAADNLGSYGSLLRFTNMERLLRVGKETIVGVSGDISDMQQLERLLEELETTEEVYDNDGGHNLRAPHVHEYLSKVLYNRRSKMNPLWNALVVGGFNDDGTPFLRYVDLLGVTYGSSAISTGFGSHLAVPLLRQLVPKDPDYENVTEEQARDAILNCMRVLFYRDARSLDKFSLVTIKKGEELKFEKNLKCENQSWKFAQDIRGYGSAQL
- a CDS encoding DEHA2F14344p (weakly similar to uniprot|P22434 Saccharomyces cerevisiae YGL248W PDE1 Low-affinity cyclic AMP phosphodiesterase), with amino-acid sequence MSFEITFLGASGGPVEGITCSMLLKSSDVSYNEILSNNLPNELICVDAGSGIGSLSELIYNELHNISPQSKQSRMYNDMLSLEQCFKTKITRPFAGLSASVSPYEQSQEIFKLMNNYLISHAHMDHIAALVINSAGFCKESPKNVYGSRGTIDTLQRHVFNGLVWPNMSKFNMVKLSSHEYWQTFSINDTYSVTIFDLSHGKMVPHDENTSQRPESPNYSRHTYDDNFENYNNYISSAFLVTHELSNSSVLIFGDFEADTVSKLGKNKRIWCKIAPMLLHPEKQLKGIILECSTCQIVSTNELYGHIMPTHLINELRVLNDEILALIPSSNRHNMAPLAGFNVVINHVKEAPNSSDPRREILSELEILNHKYELGIHFSVALNGASIVL
- a CDS encoding DEHA2F14366p (weakly similar to uniprot|P43621 Saccharomyces cerevisiae YFR051C RET2 Delta subunit of the coatomer complex) encodes the protein MVVLAASICTRGGKALLSRQFRDVTKDRITALLANFPSLISNSGSQHTTVEDEHVRYVYQPLEEFYIVLITTKHSNILQDIDTLHLFASTVSNMLRVVDEREIFENAFQILSAFDEIINLGFKENLTLSQVQTFLEMDSHEEKIQEIIERNKELEATEERKRRAKEIQRKELARRNLEQTSAPIINSSFGYDSYQNQFNSSNQSTYQPTPSIEQSVSNTTLSSKPVSSRGGLQLGKKTGRVAEQNQPLLTQNQPSFSHAAATQVQQQIPNQPASFPVSQTSSPAPQTPKVPNNGILITVNEKVTAELTREGSVVSSEVKGDLQLRINNTELASSKILLKTGDKSSGVQYKTHPNVDRNLFTQQNVIGLKDKTKPFPSNDQSLGVLRWRAVGKNDDSSLLPIVITAWVTSNDGNADVTLEYELTSDYVESHQSQGSLENIKILVPLPSPDVNLKDESGNIGYDVTEYGVVFSIESIPLDNPQGSFEFSIPSPDEDSLFPMELQFDINKTDANETDTCLGKVQVLDIVSNNEDEESLPFDLHSNLSSDGYQVS
- a CDS encoding DEHA2F14410p (no similarity), yielding MSESNTLFKYFLSQHPLYQAVENCIDREITDTYNYHDFFPSWNGRVVDYKTIVQELFRVDESRLETFIEDGTPSTEYSDLNTWTKYGDQEFSKKLLRFLLSLPMCEYEIVNHSNALSKSTGSVNRFSMSLSPFKYDDKYISRIDDEEVSSTIRNILILSPDEKLINGISRFAFVDYELIDRDEDLENVYKLEFKDHLVQPVCSFLSKTLHLGIKLKPDIKSVKAPNGVTLKVSSDLHLIKNGQVFCTIEVKMFPILPAYVGQSTSMIGTDIFNQLNINKFMKQLISQMVYFKTNMGIVTDSYIVIFVEIDLDIFERNINELKGKVDFHEHKTVPLRYKVLDCHSAAPTLREALMHFFYTAYVDDETEKIRQERMLKLREYLWATPEQDEEQTEILEYNTERSDSSSGSRPSTAGTQSSTTLVSHDEEDEEMEEEDLLEFTANDHITMQNGDIYNSQLIAIDAHYMKKYLLRHVEDTEKLVAKFYDPRMANNEHGKFKYSKKELLKLCLKAYNNERWMYRVLSRDPGFNSCYVPHKRGYMKVRLDRYYLTKGYFNLFHYIETIPLDNKDIELYGKARVQLDVIHRHGIIHGDIKAENILCAKDGKVYIIDFAFSVTKNEWNTHKSMESDISELKYVFGLDGM